The Microbacterium sp. LWH7-1.2 genome window below encodes:
- a CDS encoding aldo/keto reductase: MSAIPTLTLNDGAWFPELGLGTYNLRGEEGIAAIVAAIDSGYRLLDTAVNYENEREVGEAVRRSDVDRGELLVASKIPGRHHGRQEAIDSIKGSLDLLGLDRIDLQLIHWPNPSVGKYVDTWRGMIEARELGLVRSIGVSNFTDDQLTELIEETGVVPAVNQVELHPYFPQEKLRAFHSAHGIRTESWSPLARRSELLTEQILTELATVHDVTPTQVVLRWHTQLGSTPIPKSADADRQRENADVFGFTLTDDQLAAISALERGRLWDGDPLTHEEM; the protein is encoded by the coding sequence ATGAGTGCGATCCCCACACTGACCCTGAACGACGGTGCCTGGTTTCCCGAGCTGGGACTCGGCACCTACAACCTGCGAGGTGAGGAGGGGATCGCGGCGATCGTCGCGGCGATCGACTCGGGCTACCGGCTGCTCGACACCGCGGTCAACTACGAGAACGAGCGCGAGGTCGGTGAGGCGGTGCGGCGCAGTGACGTCGACCGCGGCGAGCTGCTGGTCGCGTCCAAGATCCCCGGACGCCACCACGGCCGGCAGGAGGCGATCGACAGCATCAAGGGTTCGCTGGACCTGCTGGGCCTGGACCGCATCGACCTGCAGCTGATCCACTGGCCGAACCCCAGCGTCGGCAAGTACGTCGACACCTGGCGCGGCATGATCGAGGCGCGGGAGCTGGGGCTCGTCCGCTCGATCGGCGTCTCGAACTTCACCGACGACCAGCTCACCGAGCTCATCGAAGAGACGGGCGTCGTGCCGGCGGTCAACCAGGTGGAGCTGCACCCCTATTTCCCGCAGGAGAAGCTGCGGGCGTTCCACAGTGCCCACGGCATCCGCACCGAGAGCTGGAGCCCGCTCGCCCGGCGCAGCGAGCTGCTGACCGAGCAGATCCTCACCGAGCTCGCCACGGTCCACGACGTCACCCCGACGCAGGTGGTGCTGCGCTGGCACACGCAGCTCGGCAGCACGCCGATCCCGAAGTCGGCCGATGCCGACCGCCAGCGCGAGAACGCCGACGTCTTCGGCTTCACGCTCACCGACGATCAGCTCGCCGCCATCAGCGCACTCGAGCGCGGCCGACTGTGGGACGGCGACCCGCTCACCCACGAGGAGATGTGA
- a CDS encoding C45 family peptidase — translation MRLRTAVVAETDAAARGRELGSAFGPQYARTAALYLTHFAELGIPATQVRAITESCREALAAWAPGLAAESDAIADAAGVERWRLAAVAARTEILAVAPPRLEGECSTAVHVGPGVAAETLQTWDWHDFLVPDGLLLEFAVSSGRRVKMFTEFGTPGKIGVNSAGLGLHFNILSHRTDSDAGGVPVHAVARRVLEEARSVEEARRIAASATVSASTVLTVFETDGTGSRAASLELSPAGLGVVRPADDGWLFHTNHFLDPALFAGDTMPADSTTMERFAHLDDVRDALAGLDPTARALAACGGQGDAAEICMAPDPALPRIDQWATLLTVAVDTEGFALDVFPGRPDEAAAAGLVRF, via the coding sequence ATGAGGCTTCGCACGGCGGTGGTGGCGGAGACGGATGCTGCGGCCCGCGGCCGCGAGCTCGGCTCGGCGTTCGGGCCGCAGTACGCACGGACGGCGGCGCTCTACCTCACGCACTTCGCCGAGCTCGGCATCCCGGCCACGCAGGTGCGCGCCATCACCGAGAGCTGTCGCGAGGCACTCGCCGCGTGGGCGCCCGGGCTCGCCGCCGAGTCGGACGCCATTGCCGACGCTGCGGGCGTCGAACGGTGGCGGCTCGCCGCGGTCGCCGCGCGAACCGAGATCCTCGCCGTGGCGCCGCCCCGGCTGGAAGGCGAGTGCTCGACCGCGGTGCACGTCGGCCCGGGAGTCGCCGCCGAGACCCTGCAGACATGGGACTGGCACGACTTCCTGGTGCCCGACGGGCTGCTGCTGGAGTTCGCGGTGTCGAGTGGACGGCGAGTGAAGATGTTCACCGAGTTCGGGACACCGGGCAAGATCGGCGTCAACAGCGCGGGGCTCGGCCTGCACTTCAACATCCTGTCCCACCGGACCGACTCGGACGCGGGCGGAGTCCCCGTGCACGCCGTCGCCCGCCGCGTGCTCGAAGAAGCGCGATCGGTCGAGGAGGCCCGCCGCATCGCGGCGAGCGCGACGGTGAGCGCGTCGACGGTGCTCACGGTCTTCGAGACGGACGGCACCGGATCCCGGGCCGCGTCGCTCGAGCTCTCCCCCGCGGGCCTGGGCGTCGTGAGGCCTGCCGACGACGGCTGGCTCTTCCACACCAACCACTTCCTCGATCCGGCGCTCTTCGCGGGCGACACGATGCCCGCCGACTCTACGACGATGGAACGGTTCGCTCATCTCGACGACGTGCGGGACGCGCTCGCCGGCCTGGACCCGACCGCGCGGGCTCTGGCGGCGTGCGGCGGCCAGGGCGACGCGGCCGAGATCTGCATGGCGCCCGACCCGGCGCTTCCCCGCATCGACCAGTGGGCGACCCTGCTCACGGTCGCGGTCGACACCGAGGGATTCGCACTGGATGTCTTCCCCGGCCGTCCCGACGAGGCTGCTGCCGCGGGGCTCGTCCGCTTCTGA
- a CDS encoding MarR family transcriptional regulator produces the protein MAETSTRAREMARAGEVMRDFMARAVLFQDAVAKWGGVNGTDLQCASLLMSEGPATPGELAERTGLTAGGAITTAIDRLERAGFVTRDRDPSDRRRVIVAAVPEAIFARFGEVYGRVGARWNAYLDTLTDDQLAFANELFAAAAEVNREEIELLRRH, from the coding sequence ATGGCAGAGACGTCAACGCGAGCGCGGGAGATGGCGCGCGCGGGAGAAGTGATGCGCGACTTCATGGCCCGGGCGGTGCTCTTCCAAGACGCGGTGGCGAAGTGGGGCGGCGTGAACGGCACGGACCTCCAGTGCGCGAGCCTGCTCATGAGCGAAGGCCCCGCGACACCGGGCGAACTCGCCGAGCGCACCGGGCTCACCGCCGGTGGCGCCATCACGACGGCGATCGACCGGCTGGAGCGCGCCGGTTTCGTCACGCGCGACCGCGATCCGAGCGACCGTCGCCGCGTCATCGTGGCTGCGGTCCCCGAGGCGATCTTCGCCCGGTTCGGCGAGGTATACGGCCGCGTCGGAGCCCGCTGGAACGCGTACCTCGACACCCTGACCGACGATCAGCTCGCCTTCGCCAACGAGCTCTTCGCCGCCGCCGCCGAGGTGAACCGCGAGGAGATCGAGCTGCTCCGCCGCCACTGA
- a CDS encoding MFS transporter: MSQPSPPGPAASEDPVQHRPDGRTLRAFYQVLVNTALANVTSSYLWFALTFWVYLETKSVLATAIIGGSYMLLVAVFGVVFGVLVDHVKKKSVMLLSSIVTASAYVLAGAMFVTFPESALLDWTGPWFWAFAGVILIGGVVENLRNIALSTTVTLLVPGDRRDKANGLVGAVQGIAFMVTSVFSGLSIGLLGMGWTVAIAIAATGVALIHLMFVPIPERGVAHVEGDAPKGFGFKGVIPAVMAVPGLLALILFSTFNNLVGGVFMALMDPYGLTLFSVEMWGIVLGVTSLGFIIGGALVAKFGLGKNPVRTMLLVNIGIAFLGMAFAIREWWWLYGLGIMIFMALMPIAEASEQTIVQRVVPFEKQGRVFGFAASVESAAAPVSAFLIGPIAQFWLIPYMNSPEGQQAWGWLLGDGEARGIALAFVGASLVLLLVVLLAFVSKPYRELSDAYAAAPPSLHTDDEGTDAAAPATSASTAIGEAGEDVRSGLR, encoded by the coding sequence ATGAGCCAGCCGAGTCCGCCCGGGCCCGCAGCATCCGAAGATCCCGTCCAGCACAGGCCCGACGGGCGCACGCTCCGCGCGTTCTACCAGGTGCTCGTCAACACCGCGCTGGCCAACGTGACGTCGAGCTACCTGTGGTTCGCGCTGACGTTCTGGGTGTACCTCGAGACGAAGTCGGTGCTCGCGACGGCGATCATCGGCGGGTCGTACATGCTCCTCGTCGCCGTCTTCGGCGTCGTGTTCGGCGTGCTCGTCGACCACGTGAAGAAGAAGTCGGTCATGCTGCTCTCGAGCATCGTGACGGCGTCGGCGTACGTCCTCGCCGGGGCCATGTTCGTGACGTTCCCCGAGAGCGCACTGCTGGACTGGACCGGACCCTGGTTCTGGGCGTTCGCCGGCGTGATCCTCATCGGCGGCGTCGTCGAGAACCTCCGCAACATCGCTCTGTCGACGACGGTCACGCTCCTCGTGCCCGGCGACCGCCGCGACAAGGCGAACGGCCTCGTCGGTGCGGTGCAGGGCATCGCCTTCATGGTGACGAGCGTGTTCTCGGGCCTGTCGATCGGGCTCCTCGGCATGGGCTGGACGGTGGCCATCGCCATCGCCGCCACCGGCGTGGCGCTCATCCACCTGATGTTCGTCCCGATCCCCGAGCGCGGCGTCGCGCACGTCGAAGGGGACGCGCCGAAGGGCTTCGGGTTCAAGGGCGTGATCCCCGCGGTCATGGCCGTGCCGGGCCTGCTCGCCCTCATCCTCTTCTCCACGTTCAACAATCTCGTGGGCGGCGTCTTCATGGCCCTGATGGACCCGTATGGGCTGACCCTCTTCTCGGTCGAGATGTGGGGCATCGTCCTCGGCGTGACGAGCCTCGGCTTCATCATCGGCGGCGCGCTCGTGGCGAAGTTCGGCCTGGGCAAGAACCCGGTGCGCACGATGCTGCTCGTGAACATCGGCATCGCCTTCCTCGGCATGGCGTTCGCGATCCGTGAGTGGTGGTGGCTGTACGGGCTCGGCATCATGATCTTCATGGCGCTCATGCCGATCGCCGAGGCCTCCGAGCAGACCATCGTCCAGCGGGTCGTGCCGTTCGAGAAACAGGGACGCGTCTTCGGCTTCGCCGCGAGCGTGGAGTCCGCGGCGGCGCCCGTCTCGGCGTTCCTGATCGGACCCATCGCCCAGTTCTGGCTCATCCCCTACATGAACTCGCCCGAGGGTCAGCAGGCCTGGGGCTGGCTGCTCGGCGACGGCGAGGCGCGCGGCATCGCGCTCGCGTTCGTCGGCGCGAGCCTGGTGCTCCTGCTCGTGGTGCTGCTCGCCTTCGTGTCGAAGCCCTACCGTGAGCTGTCCGACGCGTACGCCGCCGCGCCGCCGTCACTCCACACCGACGACGAGGGAACGGATGCCGCCGCCCCGGCGACGTCGGCATCCACGGCGATCGGCGAGGCCGGAGAGGATGTGCGCTCGGGGCTGCGCTGA
- a CDS encoding TetR/AcrR family transcriptional regulator yields the protein MRAYHHGHLRHALISEGLQLARTGGPAAVTLREATRAAGVSPNAAYRHFADRDALVRAVAREAQLDLAAAITARVEATPSNLSPADAAIERLRRVGLAYIDFARTERGWFETAFFTQDTHANDGIVTLDDEIVAPFRLLMDTLDAMVDAGALAPGRRPYAEWACWSAVHGFADIAVHGPVRWQPAPVIDALAASVVESAITGVRGTSAPPS from the coding sequence GTGCGTGCCTATCATCACGGCCACCTCCGACATGCACTGATCAGCGAAGGGCTCCAGCTCGCCCGCACAGGCGGTCCGGCCGCGGTGACCCTGCGCGAGGCGACCCGCGCCGCCGGCGTCTCGCCCAATGCGGCGTACCGGCACTTCGCCGATCGCGACGCCCTGGTTCGGGCAGTGGCCCGCGAAGCACAGCTCGACCTGGCCGCCGCGATCACGGCACGCGTCGAGGCCACGCCGTCGAACCTCTCCCCCGCTGACGCCGCGATCGAGCGGCTGCGCCGCGTGGGACTGGCCTACATCGACTTCGCGCGCACCGAGCGCGGGTGGTTCGAGACCGCGTTCTTCACGCAGGACACGCACGCGAACGACGGCATCGTGACCCTGGACGACGAGATCGTCGCTCCCTTCCGGCTCCTCATGGACACGCTCGACGCGATGGTGGACGCCGGCGCGCTCGCCCCGGGACGCCGCCCCTACGCCGAGTGGGCCTGCTGGTCGGCCGTCCACGGCTTCGCCGACATCGCCGTGCACGGCCCGGTGCGCTGGCAGCCGGCACCCGTCATCGATGCCCTCGCGGCATCCGTCGTGGAGTCGGCCATCACCGGCGTCCGCGGCACGTCCGCCCCGCCCTCGTAG
- a CDS encoding amidase produces MTRRFPVVEKTIAELRDALDAGEVTSVGLVDAYLARIDAYDEPGTAAALNSVVVRNPDARAEAAASDLRRSEGRTLGPLDGIPYTAKDSFMAKGLTVAAGSPAFAELVAQRDAFSIERLRQAGAVLIGLTNMPPMANGGMQRGVYGRAESPYNAEYLTSAFGSGSSNGSGTATAASFAAFGLGEETWSSGRAPASNNALCAYTPSRGVISVRGNWPLVPTMDVVVPHTRTMADLLEVLDVMVADDPETRGDFWRAQPWIEIPDASALRPASYPALASADADAAAATLAGHRFGVPRMYINADVEAGTNPHGGIGGPTGTRVETRPSVLTLWEKARMDLEAAGAEVVEVDFPAVTNYEGDRPGAPTIKTRGLVSEAFLQREIVDLSAWAWDDFLRANGDPALGRLADVDGSTIFPHPDGALPDRYTGFDDDIATYPAQVREHPYASFTDIPEMDDGVRGLEETRRVDLEDWMSILGLDALIFPAVADVGPADMDVNEASADLGWRNGVWVANGNLAIRHLGIPTVTVPMGTMADIGMPVGLTIAGRAYSDPDLLAWAAAFEALRPRRTAPPRTPELAHTAD; encoded by the coding sequence ATGACCCGCCGCTTCCCTGTCGTCGAGAAGACGATCGCCGAGCTCCGCGACGCACTCGACGCCGGGGAGGTGACCAGCGTCGGGCTCGTCGACGCTTACCTCGCACGGATCGACGCGTACGACGAACCCGGCACCGCCGCCGCCCTCAACTCGGTGGTCGTGCGCAATCCCGACGCGCGGGCCGAGGCCGCAGCATCCGATCTCCGTCGCTCCGAAGGCCGCACGCTCGGGCCACTCGACGGCATCCCGTACACGGCGAAGGACTCGTTCATGGCGAAAGGGCTCACGGTCGCGGCGGGGTCCCCTGCGTTCGCCGAGCTCGTCGCGCAGCGCGACGCGTTCTCGATCGAGCGCCTGCGCCAAGCCGGAGCGGTGCTCATCGGGCTGACGAATATGCCGCCGATGGCCAACGGCGGCATGCAGCGCGGCGTCTACGGCCGCGCCGAGAGCCCGTACAACGCCGAGTACCTGACGTCGGCGTTCGGGTCGGGATCGTCCAACGGCTCCGGCACCGCGACGGCGGCGAGCTTCGCGGCGTTCGGACTCGGCGAGGAGACCTGGTCCAGCGGCCGCGCGCCCGCCTCGAACAACGCGCTCTGCGCGTACACCCCCTCTCGCGGCGTGATCTCGGTGCGCGGCAACTGGCCGCTCGTGCCCACGATGGACGTCGTCGTGCCGCACACGCGCACGATGGCCGACCTGCTCGAGGTCCTCGATGTGATGGTCGCCGACGACCCGGAGACCCGCGGCGACTTCTGGCGCGCGCAGCCGTGGATCGAGATCCCGGATGCCTCGGCCCTGCGTCCCGCGTCGTACCCGGCGCTCGCGTCGGCGGACGCCGATGCCGCCGCCGCGACCCTTGCGGGACACCGGTTCGGCGTACCGCGGATGTACATCAACGCCGACGTCGAAGCGGGGACGAACCCGCACGGCGGCATCGGCGGGCCGACTGGCACCCGTGTCGAGACTCGACCCTCGGTGCTCACGCTGTGGGAGAAGGCCCGGATGGACCTCGAGGCCGCCGGCGCGGAGGTCGTGGAAGTCGACTTCCCGGCCGTGACGAACTACGAAGGCGACCGGCCCGGCGCCCCGACGATCAAGACCCGCGGGCTCGTGAGCGAGGCCTTCCTGCAGCGAGAGATCGTCGACCTGTCGGCGTGGGCATGGGACGACTTCCTGCGCGCGAACGGCGACCCGGCGCTCGGCCGCCTCGCCGACGTCGACGGCTCGACGATCTTCCCGCACCCGGACGGCGCGCTGCCCGACCGGTACACCGGCTTCGACGACGACATCGCCACCTACCCCGCGCAGGTGCGCGAGCACCCGTACGCCTCGTTCACCGACATCCCCGAGATGGACGACGGCGTCCGCGGCCTCGAAGAGACTCGGCGCGTCGACCTCGAGGACTGGATGTCGATCCTCGGCCTCGACGCCCTCATCTTCCCCGCGGTCGCCGACGTCGGCCCGGCCGACATGGACGTGAACGAGGCCTCCGCCGACCTCGGCTGGCGTAACGGCGTGTGGGTGGCCAACGGCAACCTCGCGATCCGCCACCTCGGCATCCCGACGGTCACCGTGCCGATGGGGACGATGGCCGACATCGGGATGCCCGTCGGCCTGACGATCGCCGGGCGCGCCTACAGCGATCCTGACCTCCTCGCCTGGGCCGCCGCGTTCGAGGCTCTGCGGCCGCGCCGCACCGCTCCCCCGCGCACGCCCGAGCTCGCGCACACCGCGGACTGA
- a CDS encoding 3-beta hydroxysteroid dehydrogenase: MRLAIAGGTGMTGGHIAAIARERGHDGVILSRRTGVELLSGAGLAGTLDGVDALIDVTNVTTAKPDVSVMFFAGATKSLLAAERIAHVPHHLALTIVGAEAAPDGYYAGKLVQERLVAGSDVPWTILRTTQFHEYAAMVYHRGHAGAHVAPSGRVQPIAVHEVAAHLVDLAEQGPAGRTTDLAGPQEESLADMVHRYAHAIGHRAPVPVVNMPGALGRALRSGALLPGPDALRGTQTFAEWLDALPDA, encoded by the coding sequence GTGAGACTCGCCATCGCCGGCGGCACCGGCATGACGGGCGGGCACATCGCAGCGATCGCGCGCGAGCGCGGCCACGATGGCGTCATCCTGTCGCGCCGCACGGGGGTGGAACTGCTGAGCGGTGCGGGCCTCGCGGGCACGCTCGACGGCGTCGACGCGCTCATCGACGTCACCAACGTGACGACCGCGAAGCCCGACGTGTCGGTCATGTTCTTCGCCGGCGCCACGAAGAGCCTGCTCGCGGCCGAGCGCATCGCGCACGTCCCGCACCACCTGGCACTGACCATCGTCGGCGCCGAGGCCGCGCCGGACGGCTACTACGCCGGAAAGCTGGTGCAGGAGCGGCTGGTCGCCGGCAGCGACGTGCCGTGGACGATCCTGCGCACGACCCAGTTCCACGAGTACGCGGCGATGGTCTATCACCGCGGGCACGCCGGCGCCCATGTCGCCCCGTCCGGCCGTGTGCAGCCGATCGCCGTGCACGAGGTCGCCGCGCATCTCGTCGACCTCGCCGAACAGGGCCCCGCGGGCCGCACGACCGACCTCGCCGGACCGCAGGAGGAGAGCCTGGCCGACATGGTGCACCGCTACGCCCACGCGATCGGCCACCGCGCGCCCGTCCCCGTGGTGAACATGCCGGGCGCCCTCGGCCGCGCCCTCCGTTCGGGCGCGCTGCTTCCCGGGCCCGACGCGCTGCGCGGCACCCAGACGTTCGCCGAGTGGCTCGACGCCCTGCCCGACGCCTGA
- a CDS encoding SDR family oxidoreductase: MRIAVAGGTGVVGSHVVEAARADGHDPVVLSRGTGVDLTTGAGLDAALEGVDAVIDTANVTTLSADVATRFFEAATGNLIAAAARAGVAHVVLLSIVGIDRNPHDYLAGKLAQERVIEKGGVPWTILRATQFHEFAGQVFARAKVGPLHVAPRGRVQPVAAREVGAQLAGLAAGAPQGRAADLAGPREERLDDMVKAYARRTGHGGWIPSVSLPGGQMRGIRAGLGLPGPGTVLGTQTFAEWLAELG; encoded by the coding sequence ATGAGGATCGCGGTCGCCGGAGGAACAGGCGTCGTCGGAAGCCACGTCGTGGAGGCGGCGCGCGCGGACGGGCACGACCCGGTCGTGCTCAGCCGCGGCACTGGCGTCGACCTCACGACCGGCGCGGGTCTCGACGCCGCGCTCGAGGGTGTCGACGCGGTGATCGACACGGCGAATGTCACGACGCTGTCGGCCGATGTCGCGACCCGGTTCTTCGAGGCGGCGACGGGCAATCTCATTGCCGCGGCCGCCCGAGCGGGAGTCGCGCACGTGGTGCTGCTGTCCATCGTCGGGATCGACCGCAACCCACACGACTACCTCGCGGGCAAGCTCGCACAGGAGCGCGTGATCGAGAAGGGCGGCGTGCCGTGGACGATCCTGCGTGCGACGCAGTTCCACGAGTTCGCGGGCCAGGTGTTTGCCCGCGCGAAGGTCGGCCCCCTCCACGTCGCTCCGCGCGGGCGGGTGCAGCCGGTCGCGGCTCGGGAGGTGGGGGCGCAGCTCGCCGGGCTCGCCGCGGGCGCCCCGCAGGGACGAGCCGCCGATCTCGCCGGGCCGCGCGAGGAGCGCCTCGACGACATGGTCAAGGCATACGCCCGGCGCACCGGCCACGGCGGATGGATCCCCTCGGTGAGCCTGCCCGGCGGGCAGATGAGGGGCATACGGGCGGGACTCGGCCTGCCCGGGCCGGGCACGGTGCTCGGAACTCAGACGTTCGCGGAGTGGCTCGCCGAACTCGGCTGA
- a CDS encoding NAD(P)/FAD-dependent oxidoreductase, translating into MPRALIIGSGVAGPATALFLRRAGWEVEIFEAADEPDGYAGLFLNLATNGLAVLDQLGLRERLIAAGHPAPEMTMWSSSGKALGTVPNGPAREPERGSVVVRRGILHQALRQAAQEAGIPITFGARLERIEETEATVRAFFADGRTAAGDVLVGADGVGSPTRRHIDPHSPAPVYSGLVGLGGFAHVPGLAPTPGAQHMLFGRRSFFGWLVRDDGEVYWFANITHPAADRAALRSVSAEEWLATLRELHADDPYPVPQILEHATGDVGGYPIDDLAHVPRWSSGRVVGVGDAVHATSPSAGQGASLALEDAITLARCLRDIPDRSAAFAEYQRLRQPRAEAVVGYAQAINRQKRVTRSRLGIAIRDAMLPMFLRKARDDTRNDWLYNHHVEWEAPAVGHRSGSGAR; encoded by the coding sequence ATGCCACGGGCCCTCATCATCGGAAGCGGCGTCGCCGGTCCGGCCACCGCATTGTTCCTGCGACGCGCCGGCTGGGAAGTGGAGATCTTCGAGGCGGCCGACGAACCCGATGGCTACGCCGGCCTCTTCCTCAACCTCGCGACGAACGGGCTCGCCGTGCTCGACCAGCTCGGGCTTCGCGAGCGACTGATCGCCGCAGGGCACCCCGCTCCGGAGATGACCATGTGGTCGAGTTCGGGCAAAGCGCTCGGCACGGTACCGAACGGCCCGGCGCGCGAACCCGAGCGCGGCAGCGTCGTGGTGCGGCGCGGCATCCTGCACCAGGCGTTGCGGCAGGCGGCGCAGGAGGCAGGTATTCCGATCACGTTCGGGGCGCGGCTCGAACGGATCGAGGAGACGGAGGCCACGGTGCGCGCGTTCTTCGCCGACGGTCGGACAGCGGCCGGCGACGTGCTCGTGGGCGCCGATGGTGTCGGGTCGCCGACCCGCCGCCACATCGATCCGCACTCCCCGGCGCCCGTGTATTCCGGGCTCGTGGGACTCGGCGGCTTCGCACACGTGCCCGGTCTCGCGCCGACGCCCGGGGCGCAGCACATGCTCTTCGGGCGCCGTTCGTTCTTCGGCTGGCTCGTGCGCGACGACGGGGAGGTGTACTGGTTCGCCAACATCACGCACCCGGCCGCGGATCGCGCAGCGCTTCGAAGCGTGTCGGCGGAGGAATGGCTCGCGACGCTGCGCGAACTGCACGCCGACGACCCGTACCCGGTGCCGCAGATCCTCGAGCACGCGACGGGCGACGTGGGCGGCTACCCGATCGACGACCTCGCGCACGTGCCGAGGTGGAGCAGCGGGCGGGTCGTCGGCGTCGGCGACGCGGTGCACGCCACGTCGCCGAGTGCCGGGCAGGGCGCCTCCCTCGCCCTCGAAGACGCGATCACGCTCGCGCGGTGCCTTCGGGACATCCCCGACCGCAGCGCTGCCTTCGCCGAGTATCAGCGGCTTCGGCAGCCTCGCGCCGAGGCGGTCGTCGGCTACGCGCAGGCGATCAACAGGCAGAAGCGCGTCACGAGGTCACGGCTCGGAATCGCGATCCGCGACGCCATGCTCCCGATGTTCCTGAGGAAGGCCCGCGACGACACCCGCAACGACTGGCTGTACAACCACCACGTCGAGTGGGAAGCACCCGCGGTCGGCCACCGGTCCGGCAGCGGCGCCCGGTAG
- a CDS encoding agmatine deiminase family protein, protein MAWRMPHEGDPHERTWMAFPNEGPTLGDDPAEQERFYAAWSAVANGVAGFEPVTMLVDPSKADRARRMLDSAIDIVETPVDEFWFRDHGPTFVVDDDRPGALGAVDWVFNGWGAPAWATWEQAAQHARFTADLADAEVVSSLLVNEGGGIHVDGEGTVLVTETVQLDPRRNRFADRARVEAELHRTIGATKVVWLPRGLTRDYDEFGTNGHVDIVATIPTPGRILLHAQQNPEHPDFEVSRDLRAFLSAETDAAGRTFEIIDLPAPETLRDTEGFVDYSYVNHLVVNGGIIACGFGEDRADARARDILEAAYPGRRAVTVDARQIFAGGGGIHCITQQQPAVIR, encoded by the coding sequence ATGGCCTGGAGGATGCCGCACGAGGGCGATCCGCACGAGCGCACGTGGATGGCGTTCCCCAACGAGGGGCCGACACTCGGCGACGACCCCGCGGAGCAGGAGCGCTTCTACGCCGCCTGGAGCGCGGTGGCCAACGGCGTCGCGGGCTTCGAGCCCGTGACGATGCTCGTCGATCCGTCGAAGGCTGACCGCGCGCGGCGCATGCTCGACTCTGCCATCGACATCGTCGAGACGCCGGTGGACGAGTTCTGGTTCCGCGACCACGGCCCGACGTTCGTCGTCGACGACGACAGGCCCGGCGCACTCGGCGCCGTGGATTGGGTCTTCAACGGCTGGGGCGCACCGGCGTGGGCGACGTGGGAGCAAGCCGCTCAGCACGCCCGCTTCACCGCGGACCTCGCCGACGCCGAGGTCGTGAGCTCGCTGCTCGTCAACGAGGGCGGCGGCATCCACGTCGACGGTGAGGGCACGGTGCTCGTCACCGAGACCGTGCAGCTCGATCCGCGCCGCAACCGCTTCGCCGACCGCGCCCGCGTCGAGGCCGAGCTTCACCGCACCATCGGCGCGACGAAGGTCGTGTGGCTCCCCCGCGGGCTCACCCGCGACTACGACGAGTTCGGCACGAACGGGCACGTCGACATCGTGGCGACCATCCCGACGCCCGGTCGCATCCTTCTGCACGCGCAGCAGAACCCCGAGCACCCCGATTTCGAGGTGTCGCGGGATCTGCGCGCCTTCCTCTCGGCCGAGACGGATGCCGCGGGCCGCACCTTCGAGATCATCGACCTTCCCGCCCCCGAGACGCTCCGGGACACGGAGGGCTTCGTCGACTACAGCTACGTCAACCACCTCGTCGTGAACGGCGGGATCATCGCGTGCGGATTCGGAGAGGACCGCGCCGACGCGCGGGCGCGCGACATCCTCGAGGCGGCGTATCCCGGGCGGCGAGCGGTGACGGTCGACGCGCGCCAGATCTTCGCCGGTGGCGGCGGGATCCACTGCATCACCCAGCAGCAGCCGGCGGTGATCCGATGA
- a CDS encoding TetR family transcriptional regulator C-terminal domain-containing protein: MSSTSSRPRTRKAPAERAAEIIAAATAIAHEHGLRALTLRAVAERAGVASGLVAHYQPSMDDLVAHVYADLVDEEVRDVERLLGAVADPAARLGALIDTLMDAAREDLTVVWVEGWAMARRNDALAQAVRAQMERWQTLVESIIADGCRSGAFSTTEPGEVAWELIGMIDGLNAQSLARGTDTTRYAARTARAAEALVGARPGSVPVSS, from the coding sequence ATGTCAAGCACATCGTCACGGCCGCGCACCCGCAAGGCTCCTGCCGAACGCGCCGCCGAGATCATCGCCGCGGCGACCGCGATCGCACACGAGCACGGCCTCCGCGCCCTCACGCTGCGCGCCGTGGCGGAGCGGGCGGGGGTCGCGTCGGGCCTCGTCGCGCATTACCAGCCGTCCATGGACGACCTCGTGGCGCACGTCTATGCCGACCTCGTCGACGAGGAGGTGCGCGACGTCGAGCGGCTCCTCGGCGCCGTCGCCGATCCGGCCGCCCGGCTCGGCGCTCTGATCGACACCCTCATGGATGCAGCGCGCGAGGACCTCACCGTGGTGTGGGTCGAGGGCTGGGCGATGGCCCGCCGCAACGACGCGCTCGCACAGGCCGTGCGCGCGCAGATGGAGCGCTGGCAGACGCTCGTCGAGTCGATCATCGCGGACGGATGCCGCAGCGGCGCGTTCTCGACGACCGAGCCGGGCGAGGTGGCGTGGGAGCTCATCGGCATGATCGACGGGCTCAACGCGCAGTCCCTCGCCCGCGGTACCGACACCACCCGCTATGCAGCCCGCACCGCCCGCGCGGCCGAGGCCCTCGTGGGCGCCAGGCCGGGATCGGTCCCGGTCAGCTCGTAG